In the genome of Spodoptera frugiperda isolate SF20-4 chromosome 1, AGI-APGP_CSIRO_Sfru_2.0, whole genome shotgun sequence, the window ttaaatttatatttggcttgaaactaatgacatatattttgtttaatctacaaactaaatataaatttatgacTAAGATGATAGAGTCTACTTTCTTTCAAACCCAAACCTGCTGTTCTAGAAGATTTCATTCGTGACATCTAAAATTTTGCTACTCGTTTAGGGATTGACATTATCGATAACAAGctgtcgatataattaaaactttttattacgaatatagataaatacaaaaaaattggataataagtaactattaaacattaattatgttgttttagatttccgaaggatccagaaataaaaggaaaatggaTCGAGATGACTGGAAGACAAAATTGGTTTCCTGCCACTAACTAGTACAATTTGTTTGGACCATGTTGTAcaacaagatattatattatgagtataaccgaaaaaaaaatgCGCAATTTTTTACTATATTGTGCAGGCAGAAATACCTAATCACGTTATGTAATATTGGCCACCAACTGAAGGGAAGTAACTTTGTTtaatgttcagttttattttcaaatggtgaatgaaaacatcgtgaggaaacctgggcttattattttctaattacctattataagtttgaaatcgacaaccCGCATTTGGCAAGCAtggtgatcaatgctcaaactttctccgtgcttaaagaggcctttggtcagcagtggccacttataggctattgatgatgataatgatagaTAGATACTACTTCTTTTTCAGTCCAGTTTCAATTTGCTGCGcccgatgtgacttgaaactagtgcACCTTTTCTACGTTAGTTCATCAGAGGACGCTGCTTACTTCAAATACatgtatacttactttattattctGTGTACTAACAAATCTAAATCCTTCAATTATTATctctttaaaattatagttaagaaaagaaaaaaaatatatatttgcagTTTTACAAGGAAAGATGTTTATTCCTATAGaaatctgataaaatattataatgtatacgagtattaaaatgtgttgaaaatttttattatatcgatAAGTAAGCTTTCGATATCGGAACCTCACTAGAGAAAATACAAGCGATAAAGTAGCTCGTTAAACAAATGTCAACCTTAACATGACAGCAATACAGCGTAATTGAATGCATTTATGATAGTGACATCTAGCGTCGAGTAGCAGAACTTGTTAGTTAAATTATGTTGCATTGGAAAAgaagattctttattttaaaattagtagacAAGAGTCAACTCTATTAATATgcaattaatgtgtttttttcaaaGTAGTGACGGCTGATTTAAAGGCTATTTAACACGGACCAGTCACAGAAAGATTTTGCTAGTGtgacatattatgattatcCTGGAGATGTGTTAATTTGGGCGTGGCTTCAGAAAAAATGCCACGCTGGTTCTGATACTAAGACAAGCGGTatactatttctatctcttcttctctattctgtgatacggacggacggatggacggacagacggacagacagacagacgaatctataagggttccgttttttgccatttggctacggaaccctaaaaatcacagtttctTCAGAAAATTAACTACTGCCTTAATTTCCGAAAATTTCCGAAAAACAGGAAAACGAAATATAGTGAAAAATACTGTAATGGGCCGACATTTTTCGAAGCAGACGGCGTGATCGGAGCACGTACGAAGTTATGAAATCGGATAAGTAGTCCGATTTCCAACATTCCCagcaaaattacaaaattactgAACTAAACATCGCATGactaaaatatcacgctacggTCAAGAGAAGCTGAGCATCGGTTGAAACCGCATGAGAGTAgctagtttaaaaacaaaaatacttactcaTAAGGGTCATCGGAAATGTAGTAAGGCTCGAGGGTTGGGATCAAGCCGCAATCTGAGATATACACATGCGGTAGCGGCTTGTCATCCACGTCAGTAGGGGTGTGCTCCAACATATGCACCACGTTTTGGCCGTCCACCACCTGCATtgcacataatatttatatgaaatcaCTGTTATGATGTCAGGAGATATAATATATGGGTGATAGCAGGTAGGTGtaggtagcagtaaaataatagtcttaggaattaaattattgtttatttctgtatATTGATAACTGATTTTGTTGTTTAGATTAAAAggaattaaacaataatttaattccttttattattttactgcacTTTTACTTGTCATTCAAAAGGGGTCACATCATCAACTGCCgtctagataataatattttaaacctaatttaaaataagtcaTTCAAGTTCACTCTCACCCTGTCCATCAGTCAACAAAACACGATGAAAATTTCGTAATTTTTCAGCTCTAGATTTTGAGATATTGCAAGTTTCCACATCGAGTAGCACAAGACCGAAATGAAAGAGTAAAtaccttactaatattattttcatagaaaatttttataaaatatacaaagaaatCTGCTTACCTTTCCGACCACTGTATGCAAATGATCTAACCAAGGTGTTCCAGTggtagttataataaattggCAGCCATTTGTATTGGGACCTGGAAATGTAGTACCCATTAAAACAGGAAGTTTTATAACACTCTCTTCCAATGCAAGTACGTATGCTAAAGATAAAGAATCAACATAAAAAAGAagcatattttgtttaaaatttcaaatgaaATGTGAACCCGTAACGCGCAAAGTAATCCCGAGTAATTAGGGCACGAGAACGAGACTTGTATGAAAGTATAATTCGGTACCACCACCAGAAACGGAATATAGCGTTGGGTTATAGCACCCAGGCGATACTAAGGCAGGCCTTCAGTAAGATATAAACAATACCTTTATTAGCCATTGACACAAATCCTGCTCCACTGTGTTGTGTGTCCAAATTCTCATCATGGAATGTTTCACCATAAATGCTGATAGAGCCTGTTCCATCATCAGATTCTACATCACCACCTGtcaccaaaaataaacaattattttattaatgaatgcCAATCAAAGGGTCACAGTTCTTCAGGCACATTATTCCGTTTTCAAAAAGTATGATATTTGGTAGCCTGAAATATTACTTTAGTTACCCCCTGAGAATGTGATCATGGAGACAATAATTTAGTTGTAACTGAATAACTTAGAAACAGTGTATATTCTTTTGTACAATGGACTATTTATCCTACAATTTATTGTAGAAGACAAACATTTGGtatttgctttatattttaattcactACCCTTTCACTTCATAGTATTAAGAACTTCTTAACGAAATAGTTAcatcaatgtttttaaataaaattagtaacgagaatcaaatcaaacaatactacacaaaaaattattaattgaatttgtCTCTCACCTTGTACCATAAATCGTTTGATTATTCTAGTAAATGAGGTGCCCTTGTAAGACTTCCCATTTATTCCTTTTGAGGCTAAAACTTTGAAGTTTTTGACAGCCTTTGGAGCTAGGTCACCAAATAGGCCTATAACTACTCGACCAAGAACCTTATCCTCATTTGTGATTTCAAAGAACACTTGGTCAGTAACACGAAATTGTCGGGCCTGAAAATTAAACCACAATTTCAATTTTGtactagttataaaaaaaagaaaattattacatacttaaattgaaattaagttCAAAAATTACTTACATTAATGAAAATAAGATGACtagataaaataagtaaaaatactaATGAGTTATGGAAATCCATTTcactaaaataattgttttaatattttccactTTCTTATGTCCATTCCATAGGAACCTTCCTGCTTCACTGACTTATTGCTTAATTAGATATAGCTAGCTGTTTGAATGAAGCCCCTCAGCTGCATGGCATGTCTCAACTAACCACCTTTATTTCATCACTTTGGGGTATTCAAGGTACAAATTCAAATCAATACAGTTTCAAAACTACCTTCACATctttaattctaaattaaagaTATCTTATAccagaaataaatattcaaaattctaGTCTATGCTTTTGTTGCTACTGATTGGTATCTAGCTTGTTTACATTTTCATGAGCAGCCTTTTTAGTCTTTGTATGAAGAGTAACATGTTTTGTGTGAGATTTTATATGTGATTTCAATTTGTCAGTACGGCTAAATTCCTTCTTGCAATCCAAAGCATCTTTGAAGGGACATTTCAACATTTTCTTAGCTTGATGTAACTTCATATGCCTTTGAAGCAAATCTTGTCTTTTGAATGTATACTTACACACTGAGCACTTAAACTGCCTATTACCATGTTTCAGCATGTGTGTTGATAAATATTTCTTCATGTGGAAACTACTGTTGCAAATGTTACACTGAAATGGTTTCAGTGTCCTATGTATTTGTAGGTGCAGACGCAATCTCTTATCACTTGCAAAGgttttattacaatgaatacATATCTTGTTATGATTCTCCGTCAATAAATGAAGTGTcagtttttcagattttcgaaatcTAGCATCACATTGTGAGCATTTATATACTTTTAGCTTATTTTGGCTATCTTTGCACCCATCATTATCACTCTGCAAGTGTGCAGCAATATCTTCCAAGCTATTGAAAGTAGAACTACACAGATGACAAATATAGACAGGTCTTTCATGCTCAATGGACACATGATGAAGCAAACTATCAACTGTTTCGAAAAACTCTAAACATTCGCCTTGTATGCACTTATATTTCTTTAGAGATAAATGATTCTTGAGGTGAGCCCTATATTGACTGTAATTTACCAAAATCAAGTTACAATATGaacatgtgtaactcaaaagTTCTTCTTCAGGAGTTTGTGCTGTAGTCTCCCTTAGACCATCTGGCCATATTCTATGTGAAGTAATGTGTCTTTGCAAAtgtgaattttgaataaaacatcTACCACAAATAGGACACTGGTATGGTTTTTCGCAATGTGTTTTCATGTGAGCCATCAAAGttctaacttttttaaatttcttcttACAAGTACTACAAGTTAGATCCTTGGGCCATGTCTGATCTGCCTCTGGCACTGGTTCAGATAATTCCTGGCTTTgatgtaaagtactaatgtttTCAGGAAAAGGGTCACCAAGACCCGCTGGCTGCATCAAATCAACATTCGAATAAGTTCTTTCTAAAACGATATTGGTACATTTTGATCTTTTATGGTCAAGGAATATTTGTAACGAGTTAAATACAGTTTTACAAGTCCCACAAACGAAAATATCTTCATCAATTGAATCCAAAACCACGACGTGAGCCATAACTAAGGTTTGCTATTTGTTTTGAtagcaaatacctacttataacaataaatatttttatattatagtcagGTATAGaaaattatctaaaatattgataaacatTACACAGCTGACAACTAACACTTCAGTGTCAAACTGACAAATGTCATTGTTTATGAATCTTCGAAAGGGTGGAACGAGAATCCTAGAAGGAGCATCCCTTATCGCAGTCTTTATTTCCTAAATAACTATTTCCAAGtaggataaaataataattaatgacacTGTCCTCAACCTCATGCCTCAGCACAGAAAggaagtaaaagaaatattagaaatattCCATGTACAACTTCTGTTACTAGTCTGTGGTTCTTACCAGACAACCATCATCGCCTGTCAGTGTCATTATTGTCAACACACAACACTTGTGATTTGTCCTGCTTTTGTTCACTGTTGGTGTTGATTATTTTTGATTGATTGTTATTGGACATCTGttctttttttgtgaaattattaCAGTGTTTCACATCATATAACACGTAGGTAttaagtgaataaaaatattattgaacttACTTTTTGCATACCATGTTTGTCAGTGTTCTAGAAGTTAATGTTATTAATCACCTTTTTTCAGGTTAAAATGACTGTAAACAATACTATAGCACATCAGCGATTGGTTTTAACCGGCGACAGGGAAAGGTAAGAATTATACTTACGTCTGAACCTATCTTAGAGTTGACAAGGTGACATACTTATAATGAATTGaaactttaaactaaaacaCATACCTACTTTTTGTCCAACCGGTATTTAATCAACTTAATATACTGGTAATGTAGTCAAGCGAGAAATATAGTTCATTCTACTGAGTAGTAATGGTGCAGTAGAAAACATGTATCACTGTATCACCACCCTAAGAATAGGGTAAATCCAAAAATAGATGCAAACTCTAACCACTGCTACCCAGTCTACACTCTAGTTTAATGAACTGttctttgttttgtaatattctgAAGACATTTACTGTTGTATCATTCATTGTTGATCTGGTTGTGACGTCCGTGCGCTGGCCTTTACTGCGCTAGACGTGTGAGTTAGAACTTTGAATTTTCTAGGGATGTATGAACAAAggcttgaaaaaataaaatttaaatgttccatcgaaattttgtacttttaatcaatggaatattttaagttccattGGACGTACCAAGAGATTATCCAAAATAGATGGGACAGTCAACATGTCTAACATGTACAAACAGTATCAAAACCAAAATGGTGCTCGCAGTTTTCTGCTAATATCACTAATATCGACTGCCAACAAAAACAGTTTAAGGCTAATTCTCCACATGTACTTATGTAACTATTGTTGTTTTTGCAGATTCAAAGAGCTTTTAAGAAGAAGATTGATTGAATGCGGCTGGAGAGATCAAGTTAGAATGCTCTGCCGAGATGTAGTCAAAGAAAATGAAAGTAATAATATCACATTTGACATGCTAGCTGCCAGGGTTACTCCTCGTGCACGAGCTTTAGTTCCTGACACTGTGAAGAAAGAACTCCTTCAGAAAATTAAAACTCATCTACTCACTCAAAAAGACCAATAGGAAAATCTCCTTAGTTTTCACATTATTTTAAGTAGCTCTTCTCATTTTATCAATTCCTTTAATAATAagatcatatttttatttgcatagttTATCATAAgatctataattatttaatttgatcaAGTTTGGTTAagtcattatatttttgaataatgatTATTCACAATGTTGctacttgtaacacttctgtAACATTTTGTTGAAtgcaacaataaaaaactttGATTTACAACCaacagtatattttattttataaacatttattatacattcaggttaaacaaaaatatatatattgcTTATACATAATACTGCCAAGAttccatttaaaataaagataattgcCTTGAAAATCTTGTCATGgacattttattacaacagTTATGTAATTCAAGATCTTATTTTAGAGACCATCTTTTGAtattcttttaatataaaataattctgCCCAGATACAATTTCTAAACAGACATTGATGCTTATACTCATATGTaccaaatatatacataaaactatttaaaaacacatggcttactacaataaatacattttatattgggcattgttttataaagtaaacTCTTAACATAATATCACACCTGAAGAGAAGCAAGTATGGCTTTAAAACTTAGCTAAACATGTTCATCAGTAAGGGAAACCAAAAACAACTGAACAAAGATAT includes:
- the LOC118278830 gene encoding transcription and mRNA export factor ENY2, producing MTVNNTIAHQRLVLTGDRERFKELLRRRLIECGWRDQVRMLCRDVVKENESNNITFDMLAARVTPRARALVPDTVKKELLQKIKTHLLTQKDQ
- the LOC118278833 gene encoding peptidyl-prolyl cis-trans isomerase, rhodopsin-specific isozyme isoform X2, whose product is MDFHNSLVFLLILSSHLIFINARQFRVTDQVFFEITNEDKVLGRVVIGLFGDLAPKAVKNFKVLASKGINGKSYKGTSFTRIIKRFMVQGGDVESDDGTGSISIYGETFHDENLDTQHSGAGFVSMANKDHLHTVVGKVVDGQNVVHMLEHTPTDVDDKPLPHVYISDCGLIPTLEPYYISDDPYDLWAWIKASAVPLTMSFSILGFFQWMMRKMEI
- the LOC118278833 gene encoding peptidyl-prolyl cis-trans isomerase, rhodopsin-specific isozyme isoform X1; translation: MDFHNSLVFLLILSSHLIFINARQFRVTDQVFFEITNEDKVLGRVVIGLFGDLAPKAVKNFKVLASKGINGKSYKGTSFTRIIKRFMVQGGDVESDDGTGSISIYGETFHDENLDTQHSGAGFVSMANKGPNTNGCQFIITTTGTPWLDHLHTVVGKVVDGQNVVHMLEHTPTDVDDKPLPHVYISDCGLIPTLEPYYISDDPYDLWAWIKASAVPLTMSFSILGFFQWMMRKMEI
- the LOC118278832 gene encoding zinc finger protein 569-like — its product is MAHVVVLDSIDEDIFVCGTCKTVFNSLQIFLDHKRSKCTNIVLERTYSNVDLMQPAGLGDPFPENISTLHQSQELSEPVPEADQTWPKDLTCSTCKKKFKKVRTLMAHMKTHCEKPYQCPICGRCFIQNSHLQRHITSHRIWPDGLRETTAQTPEEELLSYTCSYCNLILVNYSQYRAHLKNHLSLKKYKCIQGECLEFFETVDSLLHHVSIEHERPVYICHLCSSTFNSLEDIAAHLQSDNDGCKDSQNKLKVYKCSQCDARFRKSEKLTLHLLTENHNKICIHCNKTFASDKRLRLHLQIHRTLKPFQCNICNSSFHMKKYLSTHMLKHGNRQFKCSVCKYTFKRQDLLQRHMKLHQAKKMLKCPFKDALDCKKEFSRTDKLKSHIKSHTKHVTLHTKTKKAAHENVNKLDTNQ